ACCAACCCCAAAACAGGGGTGAAGACCTCATATCGCCTCAAAAAGAACAATACCGCCGGCCAGACACCGGGCCAGACACCGGGCGGCCTCATGCCCATGGTGTTTCTGCACGGATTCAACGGCAACAGCCGCAGCTGGGCCTGCCAGTTCGATTTTTTCTCAAACCGCACCCTGCTCGCCCTCGATGCCCCCGGATACGGGCAGTCCGATGCCATCGACGGCGGCATGCCGCAAATCGCCGATGAGGCCGCAGCCCTGATCAGGGCGACAATCATGCCGCCGGCGGTGATTGTCGGCCATTCGATGGGCGGCATGCTGGCGCAGGTCCTCGCGGCCTCGCATAACGGGCTCGCCTGCGCCCTCGTGCTGTCCTGCACCCATACGGGATATGCCAAGGCCCCTGACACCCCCCTTGGCGATGCGCTCCTGCAACGCCTTGAAGAACGCCGCACAATGGATGATGAGACATACGGCAGCCGCCGGGTGCGCGCCATGCTGCCGGGGGTTGCCGAGAACGAAACCTTCGACTTTCTCGCCGATATCGCCGGCGAAGTGCGGGCCGGGGGAATCCGCTGCGGCGGCTGGGCCATGCATCATCTCGATACCCGCCCGCTCCTCCACCGCATTAAGATGCCGGTCTGCCTGATTACGGCGGCCAACGACACCGTCGTTACGCCCGAGACCGGCGCAGCACTCACCGGGGGGTTGCCGGGGGCGGAGCAATTTGTGATCCCAGAAGTCGGCCATGCGCCCTATTGCGAGGATCCGGCAAGGTTCAATGCCATCATATCGAATTTTCTGGCTCCACTGAACGAGGCGGAATGCGCCTCCTGATATTGGCCCCGATCTCTTGATGAACGCTCTTACGCTACGGCCCTTCTCTCTTTACTTCTGGACAAACACCGCAGCCCTGCTCGGCACATGGATACAGAAGGTGGGGCTGGGCTGGCTGGCCTGGGAGATCACCGAATCCACCTTCTGGACAAGTTTTGTCTCCCTCGCCCTGATGGCGCCCGTAGGGGTTATCGGCCCCTTTATCGCGGTCTATGCCGAAAACTGGGATATGCGCCGGGCCATGCTGATCACGAAAATCCTGATGGCCATCACCAGTTTTTTCATTTTCATCCTGCAATGGTACGAGATGCACACACTCCACAGCCTTGTGATCGCATCACTCATACTGGGTGTGCTGAGTGCCGTTCATCACCCCATCCGTCTGGTCTTCATTTCGATCGTTGTGACAAAACCCTATCTGGCCAGCGCCATCGGCCTGAATTCCGCCTCATGGAACATGTCACGCATTGTCGGCCCGGCCCTTTCCGGCTATGCGATCGTTGCCCTTGGCCTGGCACATACCTTCGGTATCGCGATGCTGTGCTATCTGCCGCTGATCTGCGCCCTGCTGGTCCTGCGGCTGCAGGAACGCAAAGTCGCCGTGCAGAATGCCGGCCGCTTTATGCAGAAATTCATC
This portion of the Parvularculales bacterium genome encodes:
- a CDS encoding alpha/beta hydrolase is translated as MTSAARIEQNLPGQGIFTNPKTGVKTSYRLKKNNTAGQTPGQTPGGLMPMVFLHGFNGNSRSWACQFDFFSNRTLLALDAPGYGQSDAIDGGMPQIADEAAALIRATIMPPAVIVGHSMGGMLAQVLAASHNGLACALVLSCTHTGYAKAPDTPLGDALLQRLEERRTMDDETYGSRRVRAMLPGVAENETFDFLADIAGEVRAGGIRCGGWAMHHLDTRPLLHRIKMPVCLITAANDTVVTPETGAALTGGLPGAEQFVIPEVGHAPYCEDPARFNAIISNFLAPLNEAECAS
- a CDS encoding MFS transporter produces the protein MNALTLRPFSLYFWTNTAALLGTWIQKVGLGWLAWEITESTFWTSFVSLALMAPVGVIGPFIAVYAENWDMRRAMLITKILMAITSFFIFILQWYEMHTLHSLVIASLILGVLSAVHHPIRLVFISIVVTKPYLASAIGLNSASWNMSRIVGPALSGYAIVALGLAHTFGIAMLCYLPLICALLVLRLQERKVAVQNAGRFMQKFIDGGRVARTTPLIFTALSIVGLNSFFVRGVLEIQPAIVGQILNGDSYALAVVTSAAGLGSLLGSGWIGVGMLKPEGILKCLWPMLVIGLLASISLYYATELMAMAAVFVVSGFTATVVGIGAQTLIQLEVSENYRARVMTWWSTVSFGSLTGGGIIIGFFGDLIPIEMAIAIIMVAGGVLSALALIKLPLLKAFRGGK